A genomic window from Vigna radiata var. radiata cultivar VC1973A chromosome 2, Vradiata_ver6, whole genome shotgun sequence includes:
- the LOC106755916 gene encoding E3 ubiquitin-protein ligase CCNB1IP1 homolog isoform X1: MRCNACWRELEGRAISTTCGHLLCTDDANKILSNDGACPICDQVLSKSLMKPVDVNPNDEWVNMAMAGVSPQILMKSAYRSVMFYIGQKELEMQFKMNKIVAQCRQKCEMMQEKFTEKLEQVHTAYQKMAKKCQIMQQEIESLTKDNQELQEKFAEKSRQKRKLDEMYDQLRNEFDSVKRSAIQPANNYYSRNEHDLFSNPPNMIDDREIGRKGGPVFTPATPGPRDDVWPARQNSNNSGPFDLSVVSPAKQTAIAGDAGNRRAGAHPFGPGATNNPSMTLRNMILSPIKRPQLSRNRPQLFTL; the protein is encoded by the exons ATGAGATGCAATGCATGCTGGCGAGAATTAGAAGGGCGAGCCATTTCCACAACCTGTGGTCACCTGTTAT GCACAGATGATGCCAATAAGATATTAAGCAATGATGGAGCATGTCCTATATGTGATCAAGTCCTTTCTAAGAG TCTCATGAAACCTGTGGATGTCAATCCCAATGATGAATGGGTCAAT ATGGCCATGGCAGGAGTATCTCCACAGATAT TAATGAAAAGTGCATATAGAAGTGTGATGTTCTACATTGGGCAAAAAGAACTGGAGATGCAGTTTAAGATGAACAAGATCGTTGCTCAATGCCGGCAGAAATGTGAAATGATGCAAGAGAAGTTTACAGAAAAACTAGAGCAGGTGCACACTGCTTACCAAAAGATGGCTAAGAAGTGTCAGATTATGCAACAGGAAATTGAGAGCTTAACCAAGGACAATCAAGAACTTCAGGAAAAATTTGCTGAAAAATCTAG gCAGAAGAGAAAATTGGATGAAATGTATGACCAGCTGAGGAATGAGTTTGACTCAGTGAAGCGATCTGCCATACAGCCTGCAAACAACTATTATTCCAGAAATGAGCACGACTTGTTCTCTAACCCGCCAAACATGATTGATGACAGAGAAATTGGCAGAAAAG GTGGGCCGGTATTCACTCCTGCCACTCCAGGACCAAGAGATGATGTCTGGCCAGCAAGGCAGAATAGCAATAACTCCGGTCCCTTTGATCTCTCCGTTGTCTCACCAGCAAAACAAACGGCCATCGCAGGGGACGCTGGTAACAGAAGGGCTGGTGCTCATCCTTTTGGACCAGGTGCTACTAATAATCCATCCATGACTTTGAGGAACATGATACTATCTCCAATAAAGAGGCCTCAACTCTCACGTAACCGCCCTCAGTTATTCAC aTTGTAG
- the LOC106755916 gene encoding E3 ubiquitin-protein ligase CCNB1IP1 homolog isoform X3 encodes MRCNACWRELEGRAISTTCGHLLCTDDANKILSNDGACPICDQVLSKSLMKPVDVNPNDEWVNMAMAGVSPQILMKSAYRSVMFYIGQKELEMQFKMNKIVAQCRQKCEMMQEKFTEKLEQVHTAYQKMAKKCQIMQQEIESLTKDNQELQEKFAEKSRQKRKLDEMYDQLRNEFDSVKRSAIQPANNYYSRNEHDLFSNPPNMIDDREIGRKGPRDDVWPARQNSNNSGPFDLSVVSPAKQTAIAGDAGNRRAGAHPFGPGATNNPSMTLRNMILSPIKRPQLSRNRPQLFTL; translated from the exons ATGAGATGCAATGCATGCTGGCGAGAATTAGAAGGGCGAGCCATTTCCACAACCTGTGGTCACCTGTTAT GCACAGATGATGCCAATAAGATATTAAGCAATGATGGAGCATGTCCTATATGTGATCAAGTCCTTTCTAAGAG TCTCATGAAACCTGTGGATGTCAATCCCAATGATGAATGGGTCAAT ATGGCCATGGCAGGAGTATCTCCACAGATAT TAATGAAAAGTGCATATAGAAGTGTGATGTTCTACATTGGGCAAAAAGAACTGGAGATGCAGTTTAAGATGAACAAGATCGTTGCTCAATGCCGGCAGAAATGTGAAATGATGCAAGAGAAGTTTACAGAAAAACTAGAGCAGGTGCACACTGCTTACCAAAAGATGGCTAAGAAGTGTCAGATTATGCAACAGGAAATTGAGAGCTTAACCAAGGACAATCAAGAACTTCAGGAAAAATTTGCTGAAAAATCTAG gCAGAAGAGAAAATTGGATGAAATGTATGACCAGCTGAGGAATGAGTTTGACTCAGTGAAGCGATCTGCCATACAGCCTGCAAACAACTATTATTCCAGAAATGAGCACGACTTGTTCTCTAACCCGCCAAACATGATTGATGACAGAGAAATTGGCAGAAAAG GACCAAGAGATGATGTCTGGCCAGCAAGGCAGAATAGCAATAACTCCGGTCCCTTTGATCTCTCCGTTGTCTCACCAGCAAAACAAACGGCCATCGCAGGGGACGCTGGTAACAGAAGGGCTGGTGCTCATCCTTTTGGACCAGGTGCTACTAATAATCCATCCATGACTTTGAGGAACATGATACTATCTCCAATAAAGAGGCCTCAACTCTCACGTAACCGCCCTCAGTTATTCAC aTTGTAG
- the LOC106755916 gene encoding E3 ubiquitin-protein ligase CCNB1IP1 homolog isoform X2: MRCNACWRELEGRAISTTCGHLLCTDDANKILSNDGACPICDQVLSKSLMKPVDVNPNDEWVNMAMAGVSPQILMKSAYRSVMFYIGQKELEMQFKMNKIVAQCRQKCEMMQEKFTEKLEQVHTAYQKMAKKCQIMQQEIESLTKDNQELQEKFAEKSRQKRKLDEMYDQLRNEFDSVKRSAIQPANNYYSRNEHDLFSNPPNMIDDREIGRKGGPVFTPATPGPRDDVWPARQNSNNSGPFDLSVVSPAKQTAIAGDAGNRRAGAHPFGPGATNNPSMTLRNMILSPIKRPQLSRNRPQLFT; encoded by the exons ATGAGATGCAATGCATGCTGGCGAGAATTAGAAGGGCGAGCCATTTCCACAACCTGTGGTCACCTGTTAT GCACAGATGATGCCAATAAGATATTAAGCAATGATGGAGCATGTCCTATATGTGATCAAGTCCTTTCTAAGAG TCTCATGAAACCTGTGGATGTCAATCCCAATGATGAATGGGTCAAT ATGGCCATGGCAGGAGTATCTCCACAGATAT TAATGAAAAGTGCATATAGAAGTGTGATGTTCTACATTGGGCAAAAAGAACTGGAGATGCAGTTTAAGATGAACAAGATCGTTGCTCAATGCCGGCAGAAATGTGAAATGATGCAAGAGAAGTTTACAGAAAAACTAGAGCAGGTGCACACTGCTTACCAAAAGATGGCTAAGAAGTGTCAGATTATGCAACAGGAAATTGAGAGCTTAACCAAGGACAATCAAGAACTTCAGGAAAAATTTGCTGAAAAATCTAG gCAGAAGAGAAAATTGGATGAAATGTATGACCAGCTGAGGAATGAGTTTGACTCAGTGAAGCGATCTGCCATACAGCCTGCAAACAACTATTATTCCAGAAATGAGCACGACTTGTTCTCTAACCCGCCAAACATGATTGATGACAGAGAAATTGGCAGAAAAG GTGGGCCGGTATTCACTCCTGCCACTCCAGGACCAAGAGATGATGTCTGGCCAGCAAGGCAGAATAGCAATAACTCCGGTCCCTTTGATCTCTCCGTTGTCTCACCAGCAAAACAAACGGCCATCGCAGGGGACGCTGGTAACAGAAGGGCTGGTGCTCATCCTTTTGGACCAGGTGCTACTAATAATCCATCCATGACTTTGAGGAACATGATACTATCTCCAATAAAGAGGCCTCAACTCTCACGTAACCGCCCTCAGTTATTCACGTAA
- the LOC106755916 gene encoding E3 ubiquitin-protein ligase CCNB1IP1 homolog isoform X4 — MRCNACWRELEGRAISTTCGHLLCTDDANKILSNDGACPICDQVLSKSLMKPVDVNPNDEWVNMAMAGVSPQILMKSAYRSVMFYIGQKELEMQFKMNKIVAQCRQKCEMMQEKFTEKLEQVHTAYQKMAKKCQIMQQEIESLTKDNQELQEKFAEKSRQKRKLDEMYDQLRNEFDSVKRSAIQPANNYYSRNEHDLFSNPPNMIDDREIGRKGPRDDVWPARQNSNNSGPFDLSVVSPAKQTAIAGDAGNRRAGAHPFGPGATNNPSMTLRNMILSPIKRPQLSRNRPQLFT; from the exons ATGAGATGCAATGCATGCTGGCGAGAATTAGAAGGGCGAGCCATTTCCACAACCTGTGGTCACCTGTTAT GCACAGATGATGCCAATAAGATATTAAGCAATGATGGAGCATGTCCTATATGTGATCAAGTCCTTTCTAAGAG TCTCATGAAACCTGTGGATGTCAATCCCAATGATGAATGGGTCAAT ATGGCCATGGCAGGAGTATCTCCACAGATAT TAATGAAAAGTGCATATAGAAGTGTGATGTTCTACATTGGGCAAAAAGAACTGGAGATGCAGTTTAAGATGAACAAGATCGTTGCTCAATGCCGGCAGAAATGTGAAATGATGCAAGAGAAGTTTACAGAAAAACTAGAGCAGGTGCACACTGCTTACCAAAAGATGGCTAAGAAGTGTCAGATTATGCAACAGGAAATTGAGAGCTTAACCAAGGACAATCAAGAACTTCAGGAAAAATTTGCTGAAAAATCTAG gCAGAAGAGAAAATTGGATGAAATGTATGACCAGCTGAGGAATGAGTTTGACTCAGTGAAGCGATCTGCCATACAGCCTGCAAACAACTATTATTCCAGAAATGAGCACGACTTGTTCTCTAACCCGCCAAACATGATTGATGACAGAGAAATTGGCAGAAAAG GACCAAGAGATGATGTCTGGCCAGCAAGGCAGAATAGCAATAACTCCGGTCCCTTTGATCTCTCCGTTGTCTCACCAGCAAAACAAACGGCCATCGCAGGGGACGCTGGTAACAGAAGGGCTGGTGCTCATCCTTTTGGACCAGGTGCTACTAATAATCCATCCATGACTTTGAGGAACATGATACTATCTCCAATAAAGAGGCCTCAACTCTCACGTAACCGCCCTCAGTTATTCACGTAA